The following coding sequences are from one Oryzisolibacter sp. LB2S window:
- a CDS encoding ABC transporter substrate-binding protein, whose amino-acid sequence MKQRMSFKLGMVAAALLAAGATNAATLRWAGANDILTIDPHAQNHQTTHAFLQQIYESLVRYDAKYNTEPALATKWTQVSPTQVRFELRKGVKFHDGTPFTADDVVFSLTRAGTAPSNMMSSVQSVKEVKKVDDHTVDVFLKGPNPILLRELTEARIMSKAWAEKHNSLKSQDYAGKEESFASRNANGTGPFSLVAWQPDQKLTLKKNPNWWDQPKGNIDEVVFTPIKSAATRTAALVSGQVDFVVDPPPQDQARMKADSNLKLVEGAENRTIYLGLDQFRDELPGAGTPGKNPLKDKRVRQALYQAIDIASLHRNTMRGLSVNAGVMVAPMVHGWSKQLDERAAKYDVEGAKKLLADAGYPQGFSLRLDCPNDRYVNDEAICQAVTAMWTRIGVKTQLQTAPMAQFVTRVMNNDVSAYLFGWGVATFDALYTLDSLMSTKDGKTAAGVYNGGRFSDPKLDAMIQQIKVEMDAPKRDALIHDALKLTKDEYYYLPLHHQIRPWAMRKNVETVHRADDRPMPTWTTIK is encoded by the coding sequence ATGAAGCAGCGTATGAGTTTCAAACTGGGCATGGTGGCGGCGGCGTTGCTGGCCGCGGGCGCCACCAATGCGGCGACCCTGCGCTGGGCGGGCGCCAACGACATCCTCACCATCGACCCCCACGCCCAGAACCACCAGACCACGCACGCCTTCCTGCAGCAGATCTACGAAAGCCTGGTGCGCTACGACGCCAAGTACAACACCGAGCCCGCGCTGGCCACGAAGTGGACCCAGGTGTCGCCCACCCAGGTGCGCTTCGAGCTGCGCAAGGGCGTCAAATTCCACGACGGCACGCCGTTCACGGCCGACGACGTGGTGTTCTCGCTCACGCGCGCGGGCACGGCCCCGTCCAACATGATGAGCTCGGTGCAAAGCGTCAAGGAGGTCAAGAAGGTCGACGACCACACCGTGGACGTCTTCCTCAAGGGCCCCAACCCCATCCTGCTGCGCGAGCTGACCGAGGCGCGCATCATGAGCAAAGCCTGGGCCGAGAAGCACAACTCGCTCAAGTCGCAGGACTACGCCGGCAAGGAAGAAAGCTTTGCGTCGCGCAACGCCAACGGCACGGGCCCCTTCAGCCTGGTGGCCTGGCAGCCGGACCAGAAGCTCACGCTCAAGAAGAACCCGAACTGGTGGGACCAGCCCAAGGGCAATATCGACGAAGTGGTGTTCACGCCCATCAAGTCGGCCGCCACGCGCACCGCGGCCCTGGTGTCGGGCCAGGTGGACTTCGTCGTCGACCCACCGCCGCAGGACCAGGCGCGCATGAAGGCCGACTCCAACCTGAAGCTCGTCGAGGGCGCAGAGAACCGCACCATCTACCTGGGCCTGGACCAGTTCCGCGACGAGCTGCCCGGCGCCGGTACGCCGGGCAAGAACCCGCTCAAGGACAAGCGCGTGCGCCAGGCGCTGTACCAGGCAATCGACATCGCCTCGCTGCACCGCAACACCATGCGCGGCCTGTCGGTCAATGCCGGTGTCATGGTCGCGCCCATGGTCCATGGCTGGAGCAAGCAGCTCGACGAGCGCGCCGCCAAGTACGACGTCGAGGGCGCCAAGAAGCTGCTCGCCGACGCGGGCTACCCGCAGGGTTTTTCGCTGCGCCTCGATTGCCCCAATGACCGCTACGTGAACGACGAGGCCATCTGCCAGGCCGTCACCGCGATGTGGACGCGCATCGGCGTCAAGACCCAGCTGCAGACCGCGCCCATGGCCCAGTTCGTCACGCGCGTGATGAACAACGACGTCAGCGCCTACCTGTTCGGCTGGGGCGTGGCCACGTTCGACGCGCTCTACACGCTCGACTCGCTGATGTCCACCAAGGACGGCAAGACGGCGGCCGGCGTGTACAACGGCGGCCGCTTCAGCGACCCCAAGCTCGACGCCATGATCCAGCAGATCAAGGTGGAGATGGATGCGCCCAAGCGCGACGCGCTGATCCACGACGCGCTCAAGCTCACCAAGGACGAGTACTACTACCTGCCGCTGCACCACCAGATCCGCCCCTGGGCCATGCGCAAGAACGTCGAGACCGTGCACCGCGCCGACGACAGGCCGATGCCGACCTGGACGACGATCAAGTAA